In Calothrix sp. PCC 7507, one DNA window encodes the following:
- a CDS encoding 2Fe-2S iron-sulfur cluster-binding protein, with protein sequence MSRKYTIRVHDRHTGKEYSLQVPEDRYILHSAEQQGTELPFSCRNGACTTCAVRVLSGEIYQPEAIGLSPALQRKGYALLCVSYPRSDLEVETQDEDEVYELQFGRYFARGKVRAGLPLDED encoded by the coding sequence ATGTCCCGAAAATACACGATTAGAGTCCACGATCGCCATACTGGCAAAGAATACAGTCTACAAGTCCCAGAAGACCGCTACATCCTGCATAGTGCTGAACAACAAGGAACAGAGCTACCGTTTTCTTGCCGCAATGGTGCTTGTACTACTTGTGCTGTCAGGGTGCTGTCAGGAGAAATTTACCAACCGGAAGCGATCGGACTGTCGCCAGCATTACAGCGCAAAGGCTACGCTTTGTTATGCGTCAGTTACCCCCGTTCTGACTTGGAAGTGGAGACACAAGATGAAGATGAAGTCTATGAACTCCAGTTTGGGCGCTATTTTGCTAGGGGGAAAGTTAGAGCGGGTTTACCTTTAGATGAAGATTAA
- a CDS encoding PAS domain S-box protein has protein sequence MPSQIDEYNRQLFEQCPVGLALCQMDGTLIDINPAYAAILGSTIPETLNFNYWEMMSQKDAAKAAMLESLERTGRYRACEIEYIHKDGYLVPVRLSGVLIDKDGGQLILSTVEDISDLKPAHQENQNAEKILKQSEARYRSLVTANTQIIWVSTPEGICFELTSWIAYTGQTLAEAENGGWIEAVHPEDRDRTGKVWGEAVTNCQVYQIEYRIRGKDGIYRYFWVWGAPVIEEDGSVREWIGICTDIHDRKLAEAENQRLKERYGALVTATSQIIWAATPEGLAISSEMLTWIAYTGQIQEEVDGWGWLDPIHPDDRARSAEVWSAAVANRGLYQTEYRLRDKDGIYRYFSVYGAPVMEADGSIREWIGTCTDIHERKLAEAENQRLMDMLNHSSDAIIVRDMTDKISYWNQGAQRLYGWTREEAKGQYIYTFLKKTFPKPKEAIIAELLQQGYWEGEVQHLTRDGKLITVQSRWTLQRNISGQPAAVLEINTDITARKQAEIALRQLNQKLETRVAERTAALENTLAEAQGLNAILDNLADGLLVVDTTGQITHFNPAFLTMYGLTANLVKGHYQELPISGLANLVDRTQSHPSEVFAAEVALAKERIGQAVATAIFKRAVVNEPAVCFGSALLIRDVTAEKEIDKMKTDFISTVSHELRTPLTSVLGFASIIQEKLETDVFPMLSTEDRKLQKTIKRVGDNLKIIVSEAERLTSLINDVLDIAKMEAGKVEWQMQPLDPSELVDWATTSTAALFQTNGLQLISDIEPGLPEVVGDRNRLLQVLINLISNAIKFTESGSITCRIRQQNNGVCISIIDTGVGIAPEDQPKVFEKFRQVGDTLTDKPKGTGLGLPICKQIVEHHGGRIWVESQPGEGSTFSFIIPIYTSNHTTSAKLNLDALVKQLKEHVITTNTVLEENRKTILVVDDDANIRELLRQQLENEGYNVREGKDGVDAIHQIKTARPDLILLDVMMPQINGFDVAAVLKNDPQTADIPIIILSIIENKERGYHIGIDRYLTKPINTENLLTEIGSLLSQGTSSKKVLVVDKNASTFKILSDVLQTQGYSVIGASNPQECINKALSAKPDMIIIDSIFSQEADLVKTLRFEKELENVFFIMLSDQ, from the coding sequence ATGCCTAGCCAAATTGATGAATACAACCGTCAGTTATTTGAACAATGCCCAGTTGGTTTAGCATTGTGCCAGATGGATGGGACGCTGATTGATATCAACCCTGCTTATGCTGCCATTTTGGGTAGCACCATCCCGGAAACCCTAAATTTTAACTACTGGGAGATGATGTCCCAAAAAGATGCCGCCAAGGCAGCTATGCTAGAGAGCCTAGAACGGACTGGGCGCTACAGAGCCTGTGAAATAGAATACATCCACAAAGATGGGTATTTGGTTCCGGTTAGGCTTTCGGGAGTGCTGATCGACAAGGACGGAGGGCAACTAATTTTGTCAACGGTAGAGGACATTAGCGACCTCAAGCCTGCCCACCAAGAAAACCAAAACGCTGAAAAAATCTTGAAACAAAGCGAAGCCCGATACCGTTCTCTGGTGACAGCTAATACCCAAATTATCTGGGTCAGCACACCAGAAGGAATATGTTTTGAACTAACAAGTTGGATTGCCTATACAGGTCAAACTTTAGCTGAAGCTGAGAATGGGGGCTGGATTGAGGCCGTTCATCCTGAAGATCGCGATCGCACTGGTAAAGTTTGGGGAGAGGCTGTGACGAACTGTCAGGTCTATCAAATTGAATACCGAATTCGGGGCAAAGATGGCATCTATCGCTACTTTTGGGTGTGGGGTGCCCCTGTGATCGAAGAAGACGGTAGTGTTCGCGAGTGGATTGGCATCTGCACTGATATTCACGATCGCAAGCTGGCAGAAGCCGAAAATCAGCGTCTTAAAGAACGATATGGCGCTTTAGTAACTGCTACCTCACAGATCATTTGGGCGGCTACTCCGGAAGGACTGGCGATCAGCAGTGAAATGCTGACTTGGATCGCCTACACAGGTCAGATTCAAGAGGAGGTTGACGGTTGGGGCTGGCTAGATCCAATTCACCCTGACGATCGCGCCCGTTCCGCAGAAGTTTGGAGTGCGGCTGTAGCCAACAGAGGTCTTTATCAAACCGAATATCGGCTACGTGACAAGGATGGTATATACCGCTATTTCTCTGTGTATGGTGCCCCCGTCATGGAAGCAGATGGGAGTATCCGGGAATGGATTGGCACCTGCACTGATATTCATGAACGCAAGCTAGCAGAAGCCGAAAATCAACGGCTGATGGACATGTTGAATCATTCCAGCGATGCGATCATCGTCCGCGACATGACCGACAAAATATCATACTGGAATCAAGGCGCACAGAGGCTTTACGGCTGGACTCGTGAGGAGGCAAAAGGCCAATACATTTACACATTTCTCAAAAAAACCTTTCCCAAACCAAAAGAAGCAATCATCGCCGAATTATTACAGCAAGGCTATTGGGAAGGAGAAGTGCAACACCTCACCCGCGATGGTAAACTGATCACGGTTCAGAGCCGATGGACTCTGCAACGAAACATTTCTGGTCAGCCTGCCGCTGTTCTGGAAATTAATACTGATATTACTGCCCGTAAACAAGCAGAAATTGCTCTGCGGCAACTAAATCAAAAACTAGAAACCAGAGTAGCAGAAAGGACGGCTGCCCTGGAAAATACCCTAGCAGAAGCCCAAGGTTTAAATGCTATTTTGGATAACTTAGCCGATGGTTTGTTAGTGGTAGACACCACCGGACAAATTACCCACTTCAATCCTGCGTTTTTAACTATGTATGGATTGACAGCTAATCTTGTCAAAGGTCACTATCAGGAATTACCGATATCCGGTTTAGCAAACTTGGTTGACCGAACTCAGTCCCATCCCAGCGAAGTGTTTGCTGCGGAAGTTGCCCTAGCGAAAGAACGCATTGGTCAAGCAGTAGCCACCGCCATCTTCAAAAGGGCGGTAGTCAATGAACCAGCTGTCTGCTTTGGTTCGGCGCTGCTGATTCGGGATGTGACTGCAGAAAAGGAAATCGACAAGATGAAGACCGATTTCATCTCCACGGTTTCCCACGAACTGCGGACACCATTGACTTCTGTCCTCGGTTTTGCTTCCATCATTCAAGAAAAGCTGGAAACTGATGTGTTCCCGATGCTTTCTACCGAAGACCGCAAGCTGCAGAAAACTATCAAGCGAGTGGGTGACAACCTTAAGATTATTGTGTCGGAAGCAGAACGGCTGACATCTTTGATTAACGATGTCTTAGACATTGCCAAAATGGAAGCAGGTAAAGTGGAATGGCAAATGCAGCCCCTTGATCCAAGTGAGTTAGTAGATTGGGCAACCACTTCCACAGCCGCATTGTTTCAAACCAATGGCTTGCAGCTAATTAGCGACATTGAACCGGGATTACCTGAAGTAGTGGGCGATCGCAATCGTTTACTCCAAGTCTTGATTAATTTGATTTCCAATGCCATTAAGTTTACCGAATCCGGTTCCATAACTTGCCGCATCAGACAACAAAACAACGGTGTTTGCATTAGCATCATTGATACAGGCGTTGGCATTGCACCTGAAGACCAGCCTAAGGTGTTCGAGAAATTCCGGCAAGTTGGCGACACCCTCACCGACAAACCCAAAGGCACAGGCTTAGGACTGCCCATCTGCAAACAAATTGTTGAACATCACGGCGGTAGAATCTGGGTAGAAAGTCAGCCAGGTGAAGGGAGTACGTTTTCGTTCATCATTCCGATTTACACCAGCAATCATACAACCAGTGCCAAGCTGAATCTAGATGCCTTGGTAAAACAACTCAAAGAACATGTGATCACCACAAACACTGTCCTGGAAGAAAACCGCAAAACCATTTTAGTGGTGGATGATGATGCCAACATTCGAGAACTGCTGCGTCAACAACTAGAAAACGAAGGCTACAACGTCCGGGAAGGAAAAGACGGCGTAGATGCAATTCATCAAATCAAAACAGCCCGTCCCGATTTGATTCTCTTGGATGTGATGATGCCTCAAATCAACGGTTTCGATGTCGCGGCTGTCCTCAAAAATGATCCTCAGACAGCAGATATTCCCATCATCATTTTGTCAATTATTGAAAACAAAGAACGAGGCTACCATATTGGCATCGATCGCTATCTTACCAAGCCCATCAACACCGAGAACCTCCTCACCGAAATTGGCTCACTACTTTCTCAAGGCACTTCCAGTAAAAAGGTATTGGTAGTTGATAAAAATGCGTCAACTTTTAAAATCCTATCGGATGTGCTACAAACTCAGGGATACAGCGTGATTGGAGCTTCCAACCCCCAAGAATGCATCAATAAAGCGTTGTCAGCTAAACCTGACATGATCATCATTGATTCTATTTTTTCTCAAGAAGCCGATTTGGTGAAAACCCTACGGTTTGAGAAGGAATTGGAGAATGTATTTTTCATCATGCTGTCCGATCAATAA
- a CDS encoding J domain-containing protein, whose translation MSLRIDRGIFKYDFIDHHAILCVPVDADVKEIRKRYLAIARLLHPDSNSSVGAAQKQLAGELLSKLVNPAYEKLTAERTRSEYIIVLSQLGKRLVQESGSVELHTDLAKQLASSPNIDHLYKSAIAKLAATQYDSLQQVPQVIAQISELNLIYLMRSAGKSLAAPPPPPAKTNSVTPPSPTPNKAPAPTPPPATEDSVAEQYIRRAQTLIEKNQFAQAQVELKDALKLEPKNSRCHSLIAVVYVKQNQLKMAKIHFDNALKLDPNDQSALAWKPKIDKALGQPSAAAKVSAPVNADGKQSDKSGSGGLFGGLFGGKKK comes from the coding sequence ATGTCTCTAAGAATAGACCGTGGAATTTTTAAATATGATTTTATAGATCATCACGCAATTTTGTGTGTTCCAGTGGATGCGGATGTGAAAGAGATCCGTAAACGCTATTTAGCAATTGCTCGCCTTTTGCACCCCGATAGTAATAGTAGTGTAGGTGCTGCCCAAAAACAGCTAGCAGGTGAATTATTATCTAAGTTGGTTAACCCAGCTTACGAAAAGCTAACTGCAGAACGCACACGCTCGGAATATATTATAGTTTTGTCTCAACTAGGCAAGCGTTTAGTGCAGGAATCCGGTTCAGTGGAACTGCATACAGACTTGGCTAAACAGCTGGCTAGTTCACCAAATATAGATCACTTGTATAAGAGTGCGATCGCTAAACTGGCGGCAACTCAATATGACTCTTTACAGCAAGTACCACAAGTCATTGCCCAAATTAGTGAGTTGAATTTAATTTACTTAATGCGGAGTGCTGGTAAATCATTAGCAGCACCGCCTCCTCCTCCAGCTAAGACTAATTCAGTCACTCCCCCAAGTCCAACACCAAATAAAGCACCCGCACCGACACCACCACCAGCAACCGAAGATTCTGTTGCAGAACAGTACATCCGTCGCGCTCAAACTTTAATCGAAAAAAATCAATTTGCCCAAGCTCAGGTAGAGTTAAAAGATGCTCTCAAACTAGAGCCCAAAAATAGTCGTTGTCATAGCCTGATTGCAGTCGTTTATGTGAAGCAAAATCAGCTAAAAATGGCCAAGATTCATTTTGACAATGCTCTGAAATTAGACCCTAATGACCAATCAGCTTTGGCATGGAAACCCAAAATAGATAAGGCTTTAGGACAACCATCTGCTGCTGCTAAAGTGTCTGCACCTGTCAATGCTGATGGGAAACAATCAGATAAGTCTGGAAGTGGGGGTTTGTTTGGGGGTTTGTTTGGTGGGAAGAAAAAATAG
- the hypA gene encoding hydrogenase maturation nickel metallochaperone HypA: MAELWLMQNLLETAVNRARQLGAHHIHEIKIQIGAASDVTPESLAQAFEVVKNGTIAQDAHLHSEYLPIVCYCATCNVEFQPIDPLYQCPECHQPYCEIRQGQELELNDLEIS; encoded by the coding sequence ATGGCTGAACTTTGGTTGATGCAAAATCTCTTAGAAACTGCTGTCAACCGTGCTAGACAACTAGGCGCACATCACATTCACGAGATTAAAATTCAGATTGGTGCAGCATCTGATGTGACACCGGAGTCTTTGGCTCAAGCCTTTGAGGTTGTCAAAAATGGTACAATTGCTCAAGATGCTCATCTGCACTCGGAGTATCTACCAATTGTTTGTTACTGCGCTACTTGCAATGTGGAATTTCAACCAATAGATCCTCTTTATCAGTGTCCAGAGTGCCACCAACCCTACTGTGAGATTCGCCAAGGACAGGAGTTGGAATTGAATGATTTGGAAATTTCTTGA
- the bioF gene encoding 8-amino-7-oxononanoate synthase codes for MPTNPYAWLDDSLKTIHQADWYRSVQAIEGLPGATVLLAGQEVINFASNDYLGLAGDERLIQAGMASLQKFGTGSTGSRLLSGHRELHRELEKAIAALKQTEDAIVFSSGYLANLGAIAALVGKRDLILSDQYNHSSLKNGAILSGAAIVEYPHGDVAALKIQLSQQRQNYRRCLIITDSVFSMDGDLCPLPTLLSLADEFSCMLLVDEAHATGVMGKTGAGCVEHFGLTGKQLIQVGTLSKALGSLGGYVVGSATLIDFLRNRAPTWIYTTALSPADTAVALAAIKIVQQEPQRRTQLWGNVDYFKKLMQAHLPKLKLLPSESPIVCFQLPSATAALITSKHLTTSAIFAPAIRPPTVPTSRIRISMMATHEPRHIEKLVAALIKINRQ; via the coding sequence ATGCCTACAAACCCTTATGCTTGGCTAGACGATTCTCTAAAAACTATTCATCAGGCGGATTGGTATCGATCTGTACAAGCAATCGAGGGGCTTCCCGGTGCGACTGTGTTATTAGCAGGGCAAGAGGTGATTAATTTTGCTAGTAATGACTATTTGGGGTTAGCCGGGGATGAGCGATTAATTCAGGCGGGGATGGCATCTCTGCAAAAATTTGGTACTGGTAGCACTGGTTCAAGACTACTTAGTGGACATCGGGAATTACATAGAGAATTAGAAAAGGCGATCGCCGCTCTCAAACAAACAGAAGATGCAATAGTATTTAGTTCAGGCTATCTCGCAAATTTAGGTGCGATCGCTGCTTTGGTAGGCAAGCGCGATTTAATATTATCTGACCAATACAATCACTCTAGTTTGAAAAACGGTGCAATTCTCAGTGGTGCAGCGATCGTCGAATATCCCCACGGTGATGTTGCAGCTTTGAAAATCCAGTTGAGCCAGCAACGACAAAATTACCGCCGCTGTTTAATTATTACCGATAGCGTCTTCAGCATGGATGGTGACTTATGTCCTTTACCAACGCTGCTGAGTTTAGCTGATGAATTTAGCTGTATGCTGCTAGTAGATGAAGCTCATGCCACTGGAGTAATGGGTAAAACTGGTGCAGGGTGTGTGGAACATTTTGGGTTGACGGGAAAGCAATTAATTCAAGTTGGCACTTTGAGTAAAGCCCTTGGTAGTTTAGGCGGCTATGTCGTAGGAAGTGCAACTTTAATAGATTTTTTACGGAATCGCGCGCCTACCTGGATTTACACGACTGCGCTTTCGCCTGCCGACACAGCCGTGGCTTTAGCCGCAATCAAGATAGTGCAACAAGAACCGCAACGCCGCACCCAATTGTGGGGAAATGTAGATTATTTCAAAAAGCTAATGCAAGCACATCTACCTAAATTAAAATTATTGCCTTCAGAATCACCTATTGTATGTTTTCAATTGCCCAGCGCCACAGCAGCATTAATAACTAGTAAGCATCTCACAACATCTGCTATATTTGCCCCAGCGATTCGTCCGCCCACAGTACCCACAAGTCGGATCAGAATATCTATGATGGCGACTCATGAACCAAGGCATATTGAAAAATTGGTAGCCGCACTGATTAAAATCAATAGGCAATAA
- a CDS encoding thermonuclease family protein: MKIKIWFTQKRRGAETHRSVRFSILVKKIAIVACLLLLVSCQAKNQQAANEVQVKVARVVSGQSLEVLGMAEQPNLISPVRLIGIDAPDMRQRPWGDDAKQGLEALIGGAEQIVTLEFDLETKDKIGRTLAYVWKDKMLLNEELVKQGYALFVGRSPNHKYDQRLERSQQLARLMRQGIWKPEKPMRLTPAEFRRQFR, translated from the coding sequence ATGAAGATTAAGATTTGGTTCACGCAGAAGCGCAGAGGCGCGGAGACTCATAGGTCTGTGCGTTTTAGTATATTGGTGAAAAAAATAGCAATTGTGGCTTGCTTATTACTGTTGGTGAGTTGTCAAGCTAAGAATCAGCAAGCCGCTAATGAAGTGCAAGTGAAAGTGGCGCGAGTGGTGAGTGGGCAAAGTTTAGAAGTACTGGGAATGGCTGAACAACCCAACTTGATTTCCCCGGTACGGTTAATTGGTATTGATGCGCCAGATATGCGACAGCGTCCTTGGGGAGATGACGCCAAGCAAGGATTAGAGGCGCTGATTGGTGGTGCAGAACAAATTGTTACCTTGGAGTTTGATTTAGAAACTAAAGACAAAATTGGGCGGACTTTGGCTTATGTATGGAAAGATAAAATGTTGTTGAACGAAGAATTAGTCAAACAAGGTTATGCGTTGTTCGTAGGGCGATCGCCTAACCACAAATATGACCAGCGTTTAGAACGTTCCCAACAATTAGCTAGACTCATGAGACAAGGAATTTGGAAGCCAGAAAAACCCATGCGCCTTACTCCTGCTGAATTTCGTCGCCAGTTTCGATAA
- a CDS encoding response regulator transcription factor, producing MSQKILIVDDEPNILILMEQALEALEDEGVELLTARNGEEALETIKTEKPNLVFLDVMMPKMNGLKVCQIVKHELQMTDIYIIILTAKGQEFDKQKGMEVGADLYLTKPFRPKEVLEKSMEVLGF from the coding sequence ATGAGCCAAAAAATTCTGATTGTCGATGATGAACCGAATATCTTGATTTTGATGGAACAAGCCCTAGAAGCATTAGAAGATGAAGGGGTTGAACTTCTAACTGCGAGAAATGGCGAAGAAGCTCTCGAAACCATTAAAACTGAAAAACCAAACTTGGTTTTTCTTGATGTGATGATGCCTAAAATGAATGGTCTGAAAGTCTGCCAGATTGTGAAACATGAGTTGCAAATGACTGACATCTACATCATCATCTTGACAGCTAAGGGACAGGAATTTGATAAACAAAAAGGAATGGAGGTTGGTGCAGACTTATATCTGACTAAACCATTTCGCCCTAAAGAAGTACTGGAAAAATCAATGGAGGTGTTAGGTTTTTGA
- a CDS encoding ATP-binding protein: MSAVSLRKILNKKELLSLIHNLVYQFNINCNVELADGTKLISIGEQPLESRYPIEVSGEIIGWVVGGEQATLLATLLSFVAKQEAEKKELAKELLERYQEIDLFQDISTQLTTSLDRRQIAELVLQELSQLIESSAGMILLLSPDAAEFEIIAEFGVFFKHSQPKPGKGIIGNIVQSNRAELVNNVQADPRLWGQKNVNALICVPLRAKERVLGAIAIGTQKTDSYKAEHLKLVSIFASQSAIAIDKAVLYEQSTQAAIQAKAQTQKLQQALQDLQLVQTQLIQSEKMSSLGQLIAGVAHEINNPVNFICGNLRYVAEYAQNLLHLLSKYQQVLPIAPCELESDLDNIDLEFIMEDLPKLLDSMKLGTSRIVEIVQSLKNFSRHDEAEMKAVNIHDGIDGTLMILHHRVKADVHRPAIEIIKDYAKLPLIECYPGQLNQVFMNILANAIDALEEGMGKSELTHNLQLTTQGSPTPNSRIPTPQITIRTQFLDKQWVVIRIADNGPGMKQEVIRRIYDPFFTTKDVGKGTGLGMAISYQIIVDKHRGVLKCRSQPGEGTEFWIQIPVNCTLAEAPEAQNSTSDPSTPITESSPTADAEGFIPSTIPTLKPVDLLIRHTQLIQRLSEQSPDMGTASPDQIYQMFQRHPISLKLYATLLSWFCCTNPTHLHP, translated from the coding sequence ATGTCCGCAGTTAGCCTCAGAAAAATTCTTAACAAAAAAGAGTTGCTATCTCTTATTCATAACTTAGTTTACCAGTTCAACATCAATTGCAATGTTGAACTGGCAGATGGCACGAAATTGATTAGTATTGGGGAGCAACCATTAGAAAGCCGATATCCAATTGAGGTGTCAGGAGAAATTATCGGTTGGGTTGTTGGGGGAGAACAGGCCACGCTACTGGCGACTTTGCTCTCGTTTGTGGCAAAGCAGGAAGCTGAGAAGAAAGAACTCGCTAAAGAATTGCTAGAGCGATATCAGGAAATTGATTTATTTCAGGATATCTCGACTCAATTGACAACGAGTTTAGATAGGCGACAGATTGCTGAACTTGTGCTTCAGGAATTGAGTCAATTGATTGAATCGTCGGCGGGGATGATTCTGTTGCTGAGTCCAGATGCAGCTGAGTTTGAAATTATTGCCGAATTTGGAGTGTTTTTTAAGCACAGTCAGCCAAAACCAGGTAAAGGAATTATCGGCAATATTGTGCAATCCAACCGCGCAGAACTCGTCAATAATGTGCAAGCCGATCCTCGATTATGGGGACAGAAAAACGTTAATGCTTTGATTTGTGTACCACTGAGAGCCAAGGAGCGTGTACTGGGAGCGATCGCTATTGGTACACAAAAAACTGACTCTTACAAGGCTGAACACCTGAAACTTGTGAGTATCTTTGCCTCTCAAAGTGCGATCGCCATTGACAAGGCTGTACTTTATGAACAAAGTACTCAAGCAGCCATCCAAGCAAAAGCCCAGACACAAAAGCTGCAGCAAGCTCTCCAAGACTTACAACTGGTACAAACCCAGTTAATCCAAAGCGAGAAAATGTCTTCTTTGGGGCAACTGATTGCTGGAGTCGCCCACGAAATTAACAACCCAGTCAACTTCATTTGCGGCAATTTGAGGTATGTCGCAGAGTACGCCCAAAATTTGTTACACCTGTTGTCCAAGTATCAGCAAGTCCTACCTATTGCTCCTTGTGAACTGGAATCAGATTTAGACAATATAGACCTGGAATTTATCATGGAAGACCTCCCCAAACTGCTAGATTCCATGAAACTGGGAACAAGTCGCATCGTGGAAATTGTCCAATCCCTGAAAAACTTCTCCCGCCATGACGAAGCCGAAATGAAAGCCGTCAACATCCACGATGGTATCGACGGCACGCTGATGATTCTTCACCATCGCGTCAAAGCAGATGTTCATCGTCCAGCAATTGAAATCATTAAAGACTATGCAAAACTTCCCCTGATTGAATGCTACCCCGGACAGTTGAATCAGGTATTTATGAACATCCTGGCAAATGCTATTGATGCTTTAGAAGAGGGAATGGGGAAGTCAGAATTAACTCACAATTTACAACTCACAACTCAAGGCTCCCCGACTCCCAACTCCCGAATCCCGACTCCCCAAATCACTATTCGCACCCAATTCTTGGACAAACAGTGGGTTGTGATTCGCATTGCCGATAACGGCCCAGGCATGAAGCAGGAGGTAATCCGCCGCATCTACGATCCCTTCTTCACCACTAAAGATGTTGGCAAAGGAACCGGGTTAGGTATGGCAATCAGCTACCAAATTATTGTGGACAAACATCGGGGAGTACTCAAGTGCCGTTCTCAACCAGGTGAAGGGACGGAATTCTGGATTCAAATTCCCGTAAATTGCACCTTGGCAGAGGCTCCTGAAGCACAGAATAGCACTTCTGATCCATCAACTCCTATCACAGAATCATCCCCCACTGCCGATGCGGAAGGCTTCATTCCATCAACAATACCAACACTCAAACCAGTTGATTTGCTGATCCGCCATACTCAACTGATTCAGCGACTTTCCGAACAGAGTCCTGATATGGGCACTGCATCACCCGATCAAATTTACCAAATGTTCCAACGCCACCCAATTTCCTTAAAGCTTTACGCCACCTTGTTGTCTTGGTTCTGTTGTACTAACCCTACCCACCTACATCCCTGA
- a CDS encoding universal stress protein, with product MFKKILVALDRSEMGQQVFAQALALAKLTGASLMLQHVLSAEEEGSPYIPMLSNFEYYPGLSSSSFEYYQKQWDSFKNEGLEMLQTFCAQANTAGVNAEFTQSLGLPGRLICELARNWNADLIIIGRRGLSGLAELFLGSVSNYVLHHALCSVQIVHLSANLPKAKETVQETITVG from the coding sequence ATGTTTAAAAAGATTTTAGTTGCATTAGATCGCTCAGAAATGGGACAACAAGTGTTTGCCCAAGCATTAGCTTTAGCAAAGTTAACAGGAGCTAGCTTAATGCTACAGCATGTATTATCTGCGGAGGAAGAAGGTAGCCCTTATATTCCTATGTTATCTAATTTTGAATACTATCCAGGATTAAGCTCTTCCAGCTTTGAGTACTATCAAAAGCAGTGGGACAGCTTTAAAAATGAAGGTCTTGAGATGTTACAAACCTTCTGCGCTCAAGCAAACACAGCGGGGGTGAACGCAGAATTTACTCAAAGCCTTGGCCTTCCTGGTCGTCTCATCTGTGAGTTAGCTCGCAATTGGAACGCAGACCTAATTATCATCGGGCGTCGTGGTCTTTCAGGATTAGCAGAACTATTCCTGGGTAGCGTCAGTAACTATGTTCTCCACCATGCTCTTTGTTCTGTCCAGATTGTACATCTTTCAGCTAATTTGCCAAAAGCCAAAGAAACTGTTCAAGAAACAATCACCGTTGGCTAG
- a CDS encoding inositol monophosphatase family protein: MTNQIFLEIATEAALAAGAVLQGYLGKLEDAITEKGRPGDLVTAADKASEVVVLEILRRHFPQHSILAEESGKLGNQENEYLWAIDPLDGTTNYAHQYPFFAVSIGLLINGVPKVGVIYDPFHNELFRAAAGLGATRNRRRIQVSETSDLNKSLLVTGFAYDRRETSDNNYAEFSHLTHLTQGVRRSGSASLDLAYVACGRVDGYWERGLSPWDITAGIILVQEAGGKVTAYDGTPVKIESGRILATNGYIHDNLSRELLQVPPLSAWK; encoded by the coding sequence ATGACAAATCAAATCTTTCTCGAAATTGCCACGGAAGCGGCTCTAGCTGCTGGTGCCGTGTTACAAGGTTACTTGGGTAAATTAGAAGACGCAATTACAGAAAAAGGACGCCCTGGTGATTTAGTCACCGCTGCCGATAAAGCCTCAGAAGTGGTTGTTTTGGAAATTTTGCGTCGCCACTTTCCCCAACACTCCATCCTGGCTGAAGAATCGGGGAAACTAGGCAATCAAGAAAATGAATACCTGTGGGCGATCGATCCTTTAGATGGCACAACCAATTACGCGCACCAATACCCGTTTTTTGCTGTTTCCATTGGGCTATTAATTAATGGCGTACCAAAGGTGGGAGTCATTTACGACCCTTTCCATAATGAGCTATTCCGTGCAGCTGCAGGTTTAGGTGCAACACGTAATCGCCGCCGCATTCAGGTGTCGGAAACATCCGATCTGAATAAAAGCTTACTGGTGACAGGTTTTGCCTACGATCGCCGGGAAACATCTGACAACAATTACGCAGAATTTAGTCACCTCACCCATCTTACCCAAGGAGTTAGACGCAGTGGTTCAGCATCACTGGATTTAGCTTATGTTGCTTGTGGGCGTGTTGATGGCTATTGGGAACGAGGACTCTCTCCTTGGGATATTACTGCAGGCATCATCTTAGTACAAGAAGCTGGGGGTAAAGTCACTGCCTATGATGGGACTCCCGTAAAAATTGAGTCTGGGAGAATTCTCGCCACTAATGGTTATATTCACGACAACCTCAGTCGTGAATTGTTGCAAGTTCCGCCACTCTCAGCGTGGAAATGA